In Desulfonatronovibrio magnus, the following are encoded in one genomic region:
- a CDS encoding type II toxin-antitoxin system PemK/MazF family toxin, with amino-acid sequence MAEMTTLKRGMIVDVNLDPTKGSETGKIRPCIIVTNDIYNERVPVIQVVPITEWTPKKAQIQTNVEIYPSSDNDLSKKSIADCLQTRPIDLRHRLVKIRGKLSTDKVQEINRSLKILFELNS; translated from the coding sequence ATGGCCGAAATGACAACGCTGAAAAGAGGTATGATTGTTGACGTCAATCTCGATCCGACAAAAGGTTCAGAAACAGGAAAAATTAGACCATGTATAATTGTGACTAATGATATTTATAATGAAAGGGTTCCTGTTATCCAAGTTGTTCCAATTACTGAATGGACTCCCAAAAAAGCTCAAATACAAACCAATGTTGAAATTTATCCTTCATCCGACAATGATTTATCAAAAAAATCGATAGCAGACTGCTTGCAGACACGTCCAATAGACCTTCGTCATAGATTGGTCAAAATTCGGGGAAAATTGTCAACAGATAAAGTACAGGAAATTAATCGGTCTTTAAAGATTTTATTTGAACTTAATTCATAG
- a CDS encoding type II toxin-antitoxin system RelE/ParE family toxin, which yields MMIKRKLVWSSNFKRAYKKAVKKNPQIRDEIVAALHMMENDLYNYKLSTHKLSGNLNGYYAASCGYDCRIIFTIKRDQTDQELIVLITFGSHDAVY from the coding sequence ATGATGATTAAAAGAAAACTGGTCTGGTCATCTAACTTCAAGAGGGCTTATAAAAAGGCTGTAAAGAAAAATCCACAGATAAGAGATGAAATAGTAGCAGCTTTGCACATGATGGAGAATGACCTTTACAATTATAAGTTGAGCACCCACAAATTGAGCGGCAACCTTAATGGGTATTACGCTGCATCATGTGGTTATGACTGCAGGATCATATTCACAATCAAAAGGGATCAGACCGATCAGGAATTGATTGTGCTTATAACTTTTGGGTCACATGACGCAGTTTACTGA
- a CDS encoding Fic family protein has product MLRTDTIHINQEILTLIAGVDEFKGAWRALGALAPERLAALQRVATIESIGSSTRIEGSKLSDREVEQLLSNLEVTSLATRDEQGVAGYSELMNLVFSFWQEIPLTENHIKQLHQTLLRHSEKDARHRGSYKTHPNHVAAFDENGKQIGVVFQTATPFDTPRLMTDLVAWVNRKHEAARLHPLLVIAVFTVVFLEIHPFQDGNGRLSRVLTTLLLLQAGYVYVPYSSLESVVEQNKEAYYLVLRQTQATIRTETPDWQPWLLFFLRSLTEQVRRLERKVEREKIVLAALPELSLKIVEFVREHGRVTMGEVIRLTSANRNTLKQHFRALVKRGTLNQHGSGRGVWYSLRQ; this is encoded by the coding sequence ATGTTGCGCACCGACACCATCCATATCAACCAGGAGATCCTGACTCTCATCGCCGGAGTCGACGAGTTCAAAGGTGCCTGGCGCGCTCTGGGTGCACTTGCCCCAGAGCGCCTGGCGGCCCTGCAGCGGGTGGCCACCATCGAAAGCATCGGTTCATCCACTCGTATTGAGGGCAGCAAACTATCCGACCGGGAAGTGGAACAACTGCTCTCGAACTTGGAGGTTACGTCCCTGGCCACCCGTGATGAGCAGGGAGTAGCTGGCTACTCTGAGCTGATGAACCTGGTTTTTTCATTCTGGCAGGAAATACCGCTTACCGAGAACCACATCAAGCAGTTACACCAGACCCTCCTGCGCCACAGCGAGAAAGACGCCCGGCATCGCGGCAGCTACAAGACCCATCCCAACCATGTCGCCGCCTTTGATGAAAACGGGAAGCAGATCGGCGTTGTCTTCCAGACTGCCACACCTTTTGACACACCCCGCCTGATGACGGATCTGGTGGCCTGGGTGAACCGGAAGCACGAGGCGGCTCGCCTGCATCCACTTCTGGTCATCGCCGTCTTCACAGTAGTGTTCCTGGAGATACATCCCTTTCAGGACGGTAACGGACGGCTTTCCAGGGTGCTCACAACTCTCCTGCTTCTGCAGGCCGGTTATGTCTATGTGCCATACAGTTCACTGGAAAGCGTGGTCGAACAAAACAAGGAAGCCTACTACCTGGTCCTGCGGCAGACCCAGGCTACAATCCGCACTGAAACACCGGACTGGCAGCCGTGGCTGCTCTTCTTCCTGCGTTCCCTGACCGAGCAGGTCCGCCGACTGGAAAGAAAAGTTGAACGTGAAAAGATTGTACTGGCTGCTCTGCCCGAACTTTCACTGAAAATCGTTGAATTCGTGCGGGAACATGGCCGAGTTACCATGGGCGAAGTCATCCGGCTGACCAGCGCAAACCGCAATACCCTCAAACAACATTTCCGCGCCCTGGTCAAGCGCGGTACCCTGAACCAGCATGGCAGCGGTCGCGGAGTCTGGTACAGCCTGCGGCAATAA